The DNA segment CCATCTATCCTGTCTTTTGGGTATTAAAGCAAAAGCAATTAAAGACACTTCAGTTGGGACAAATTCAAATCAAGCCTCTTGTTCAGTCTATTGCAAAGATTGTCCGAAAATGGCATGTACCAGTCGGTCTTCTATCTGCAGGTATAGTGTTTCTGCACAGTTTCTTAGCGCTTATACGAGGCTTTAAGGTAAACTTTACTTATTTATCCGGAATGGGAGCTGTTATTGTACTTTTGTTCCTAATGGTAATGGGAATAAACCGGTTCAAACGAACAGATCGGAATTGGCATTTAAAGTTAGCCATTGCTTTCTTAGTTATATTTATGCTGCACGCTACCTTCGCTTAGTCTATCTACTAGTACTATTTAAAATATAACGGTATAATATTGATTAGAATGATTACAACTCATCAATAGGAGTGAAATAATGTTTTCGAATATTGGTTTTCCCGGGTTAATTTTAATCTTAATTGTTGCCTTAGTCATTTTTGGTCCAAACAAATTGCCTGAAATTGGACGTGCTTTTGGTAAGTCAATTCGTGAATTTAAAAAAGCAACTGAAGGCATTGCGGATGATATAAAAGAGGAAATAAAAGAAGATATCAAAGAAGTAAAACAGGATAAAATCGATTTAAAGAAATAAAATCCCCCCCATTACCTAGACACACAGGCAATGGGGGTTGTTTTATTTTCTGGACTTTTCTGCAAAGGCCTGAAATTGTTCTTTTAAGATTTTTCGTGACTTCTCATTTCTTAATATGAAAGCAGCGCCTAAACCAAGTGTTGCCATCATTAGTTTTTTATTACTCATTT comes from the Neobacillus sp. PS2-9 genome and includes:
- a CDS encoding twin-arginine translocase TatA/TatE family subunit produces the protein MFSNIGFPGLILILIVALVIFGPNKLPEIGRAFGKSIREFKKATEGIADDIKEEIKEDIKEVKQDKIDLKK